From Streptomyces sp. HUAS MG91, the proteins below share one genomic window:
- a CDS encoding DUF317 domain-containing protein, with the protein MPAVDLAALSPGTEVLVAPLYLAGPGSTAPVLDVLNFAPGWTKSIAFGTDTYFTSPCQRVRIANTEASHYGGWTITYAEDPLGVPDWITTFDRNTPQEVVAGFADTLVRSLPSNFRDYFSGGPHYIGDGHEGVFRRHNWQLVRGSGPYWSFSPDGHAGVRTRTHWIHEYDELLSPPRSMWRVAAGADPRVASTWRAYFSAFTLPHLRAAAAAALTSGNAVVRRVEEIPEPHRALVNVRLAEPSPTAPLVRAALDRRPYVPQLATAKAPTTNTDSTADHGRSRRQR; encoded by the coding sequence ATGCCCGCAGTCGATCTCGCCGCGCTCTCCCCCGGCACCGAGGTCCTCGTGGCCCCGCTCTACCTCGCCGGGCCCGGCTCCACCGCTCCGGTCCTCGACGTCCTCAACTTCGCGCCCGGCTGGACGAAGAGCATCGCGTTCGGCACCGACACCTACTTCACCAGCCCCTGCCAGCGCGTCCGGATCGCCAACACCGAGGCGAGTCACTACGGCGGCTGGACGATCACGTACGCCGAGGATCCTCTCGGCGTTCCCGACTGGATCACCACCTTCGACCGGAACACCCCGCAGGAGGTCGTCGCCGGCTTCGCCGACACACTCGTGCGCAGCCTGCCGAGCAACTTCCGCGACTACTTCAGCGGCGGACCCCACTACATCGGCGACGGCCACGAGGGGGTGTTCCGTCGCCACAACTGGCAGCTCGTACGCGGCAGTGGACCCTACTGGAGCTTCTCCCCAGACGGGCATGCCGGAGTACGTACCCGCACCCACTGGATCCACGAATACGACGAACTGCTCTCCCCGCCGAGGTCCATGTGGCGGGTCGCCGCCGGCGCGGACCCGCGCGTGGCCTCCACCTGGCGGGCCTACTTCAGCGCGTTCACACTGCCGCACCTACGTGCCGCAGCCGCAGCTGCCCTCACCAGCGGCAACGCCGTCGTGCGCCGCGTCGAGGAGATCCCCGAGCCCCATCGCGCCCTGGTGAACGTACGCCTAGCGGAGCCGTCGCCGACGGCTCCGCTTGTACGGGCCGCCTTGGACCGCAGGCCCTACGTGCCGCAGCTCGCCACAGCGAAGGCGCCAACGACGAACACGGACTCCACTGCTGATCATGGCCGTTCCCGCCGTCAGCGCTGA
- a CDS encoding DUF4913 domain-containing protein, protein MAEPAQENEPIRVADHDLDDLVSTVARLVSESRKQGETLARLTDEPSTGADTESEGIDPSGVPGPAGPNASAEPGTPQEIPTSIFILALEGKAYEEELAALANWVHHLLMPVYGREVSTSRPWCQQWKEHSEAVARLHALWLAWQQLTDIEAGLTGPSTWHRDHLDPTLFHLRAPDDPFGACTTSSARPNHRLLATPEVDLVA, encoded by the coding sequence ATGGCTGAACCCGCTCAGGAGAACGAGCCGATACGCGTGGCGGACCACGATCTGGACGATCTGGTGTCCACAGTCGCCCGGCTGGTGTCGGAGAGCCGCAAGCAGGGCGAGACGCTTGCCCGACTCACCGATGAGCCGTCCACTGGGGCGGACACCGAGTCCGAAGGTATCGACCCGAGCGGCGTGCCAGGTCCGGCAGGTCCGAACGCGTCTGCCGAACCTGGCACTCCACAGGAGATACCGACGTCGATCTTCATCCTGGCGCTCGAAGGCAAGGCGTACGAAGAGGAACTCGCCGCGCTGGCCAACTGGGTCCACCACCTGCTGATGCCGGTCTACGGCCGCGAGGTCAGCACCTCACGGCCATGGTGCCAACAGTGGAAGGAACACTCCGAAGCCGTCGCCCGCCTGCACGCTCTGTGGCTGGCCTGGCAGCAGCTCACCGACATCGAAGCCGGCCTGACCGGCCCGTCGACGTGGCACCGCGACCACCTCGACCCCACCCTGTTCCACCTCCGGGCTCCTGATGACCCGTTCGGTGCTTGCACCACCAGTTCTGCGCGCCCCAACCACCGGTTGCTGGCCACGCCCGAAGTGGACCTGGTGGCCTGA
- a CDS encoding DNA cytosine methyltransferase has protein sequence MVDGNRSGLWLYVVRAIEALKPCLVVIENVRGLLTSPAGSPGDVEPCPWCLGDTAGQPAVRALGAVLGSLADLGFDARWCVLRASDVGAPHRRERVFLTAWPTERDAAAEDTDQQLGDERRQSAPNEAETRRPRPEPGRRGGMATAHPESIRRGEVLSESTPWEWGLDPATGCGFPAGHHDQALHSYGQAPLDTRVRSMSGSDAHLVRAGGSQSWGPYAAAIARWERATRPAPRPTDAAGQLSPLFVEWMQGLAQGWVTATPGLGCPAQLAALGNGVVPQQAAHALRLLTPQLGACRHHRPR, from the coding sequence TTGGTTGATGGCAACCGGTCCGGCCTGTGGCTCTACGTGGTCCGCGCCATCGAAGCCCTCAAGCCATGTCTGGTGGTCATCGAGAATGTCCGGGGACTCCTCACCTCCCCCGCCGGTTCCCCTGGCGACGTGGAACCCTGCCCGTGGTGTCTGGGAGACACCGCAGGCCAGCCTGCTGTGCGCGCACTCGGCGCCGTACTTGGCTCCCTGGCCGACCTCGGGTTCGATGCGCGCTGGTGCGTGCTTCGCGCCTCCGACGTCGGCGCCCCGCATCGCCGCGAGCGGGTCTTCCTCACCGCCTGGCCCACCGAGCGAGACGCCGCTGCTGAAGACACCGACCAGCAACTTGGCGACGAACGGCGGCAGTCAGCACCCAACGAAGCGGAAACAAGGCGGCCACGGCCCGAACCTGGCCGACGAGGTGGAATGGCTACTGCCCACCCCGAAAGCATCCGACGGGGCGAAGTGCTCTCCGAATCAACGCCATGGGAATGGGGACTTGACCCTGCCACCGGCTGCGGCTTCCCTGCGGGGCACCACGATCAGGCCCTCCACTCGTACGGCCAAGCCCCGCTCGACACACGGGTACGGAGCATGTCCGGCAGCGACGCCCACCTTGTTCGGGCCGGAGGGTCCCAGAGCTGGGGACCGTACGCGGCGGCCATCGCCCGCTGGGAGCGGGCCACGCGTCCGGCACCCCGCCCCACCGACGCAGCGGGTCAGCTCAGCCCGCTGTTTGTGGAGTGGATGCAGGGGCTTGCACAGGGGTGGGTGACTGCCACCCCCGGGCTGGGCTGTCCGGCTCAACTCGCAGCGCTGGGCAACGGAGTTGTACCTCAGCAGGCCGCACACGCGTTGCGACTCCTGACTCCCCAACTCGGCGCCTGTCGGCACCATCGGCCCAGGTGA
- a CDS encoding DNA cytosine methyltransferase: MAAELSINGSAPPIGSLCSGYGGLDLGVQAVLGGTFAWHAEIDPGPARILARHWPTVPNLGDITSVNWAEVPRVCVLTAGFPCQRRLRRRPSRRIG; this comes from the coding sequence GTGGCCGCTGAACTCTCCATCAATGGCTCGGCGCCGCCGATCGGCAGTTTGTGCTCCGGGTACGGCGGCCTGGACCTCGGCGTCCAGGCCGTCCTCGGCGGCACCTTCGCCTGGCACGCCGAGATCGATCCGGGCCCGGCCCGGATCCTTGCCCGGCACTGGCCCACCGTCCCGAACCTGGGCGACATCACATCCGTGAACTGGGCGGAAGTCCCGAGGGTGTGCGTCCTGACGGCAGGTTTTCCCTGTCAAAGACGTCTCCGTCGCAGGCCGTCGCGCCGGATTGGTTGA
- a CDS encoding DnaB-like helicase N-terminal domain-containing protein has protein sequence MTPLVQAEQAVLGALFLDPGQLGPLSDWLRPEHFDRPAHAALYAAMLKLRAEGHPATTADVDGPVPLAWVTDTVQEASRHTLGLTSVYPHLLISACPRPDHAPLYGRMVLEGAIHRSVAQHADRLHQAALADLHSGTLDETVHHAQVLSDVLADLARVWGTEPRTAQPPDAYAPLGVPPEPVADQVLADEELLLGCLAARSEQLLDLVRWLRPDDFADPGHQQIYRALGALHHRGEPIDQLTVLWETQRRGALADGSLNAEQVRRICDPLAGGGAAEHYGEQVVTTSLVRTAATAARHVRELAGQEALAPGQLIGYALHALRPLDDVRRRQRIASGAEPGLPRSSPHAAPRSAQTEAARSRSRPHHPGAQPPASLMSPAPPAARPSYRSPS, from the coding sequence GTGACCCCGCTCGTCCAGGCTGAGCAGGCCGTCCTGGGCGCGCTGTTCCTTGATCCCGGGCAGCTCGGCCCTCTCTCGGACTGGCTCCGACCGGAGCACTTCGACCGCCCGGCGCACGCGGCGCTGTACGCCGCGATGCTCAAGCTGCGGGCCGAGGGGCACCCTGCGACGACCGCGGATGTCGATGGCCCGGTACCGCTGGCCTGGGTCACTGACACCGTGCAGGAGGCGAGCCGTCACACCCTGGGGCTCACCTCGGTGTATCCGCACCTCTTGATCTCGGCATGCCCGCGCCCCGACCATGCCCCGCTCTACGGCCGCATGGTGCTGGAGGGCGCCATCCACCGCAGCGTGGCCCAGCACGCCGACCGACTGCATCAGGCCGCGCTCGCGGATCTCCATAGCGGGACCCTCGACGAGACGGTGCACCACGCCCAAGTGCTGTCCGACGTCCTCGCGGACCTGGCCCGCGTCTGGGGCACCGAGCCGCGTACGGCACAACCACCCGATGCGTACGCACCTCTGGGCGTTCCTCCGGAACCAGTGGCGGATCAAGTCCTGGCCGACGAGGAGCTTCTCCTGGGGTGCCTTGCCGCTCGCTCCGAGCAACTGCTGGATCTGGTGCGATGGCTCCGCCCCGACGACTTCGCCGACCCGGGGCATCAACAGATCTACCGTGCACTCGGGGCACTGCACCATCGCGGCGAGCCCATAGATCAGCTGACCGTGCTGTGGGAGACCCAGCGGCGCGGCGCGCTGGCCGACGGCTCGCTCAATGCCGAGCAGGTCCGACGCATCTGCGACCCCCTGGCCGGTGGCGGCGCCGCCGAACACTACGGCGAGCAGGTCGTCACCACCTCCCTCGTCCGCACGGCGGCAACCGCGGCCCGCCACGTGCGCGAGCTTGCTGGGCAAGAGGCCCTGGCCCCGGGCCAGTTGATCGGATACGCGCTTCATGCGCTCCGTCCACTCGATGACGTACGCCGACGTCAGCGCATTGCGAGCGGCGCCGAACCAGGTCTACCCCGCTCCAGCCCCCACGCCGCCCCACGGTCGGCACAGACCGAGGCGGCTCGCTCCCGCAGCCGGCCCCACCACCCCGGCGCCCAACCTCCGGCCTCCCTCATGTCCCCAGCGCCGCCAGCGGCCCGCCCCTCCTACCGGAGTCCGTCATGA
- a CDS encoding TraM recognition domain-containing protein gives MSPSRTTTPSTTTGTDGLLYLLIAVAALGIGGGNLAWFFGNLANAVVGSDHWAAYRPTESLLHPDQVWPHLARPSVIVGCYVLPALVLLAATLLGLKAWSRLRGRSSGLADQRDLADLLPKKIAAKAIDLRPSLQGAKPKQVAPDDRGVLLGTLPSGAREVRSSWEDVIVAIMAPRSGKTSGLAVPAILRAPGPVLLTSNKAARDAFTATAAARTEVGTVWTFDPQQIAHASQEMWWDILADARDLTGARRLAGHFVTASVNESSAGDFWSTAAANTLTALFLAAARDRRPITDVLAWLASPADRTPIDLLQDAGLDAVAAQLQGTVAGAVETRDGIFETARQYASCLLDPAIAAWVTPPNGLAKVREFTPEAFATSKDTLFLLSKDGGGSASAIIAAAADAVMRAAVIQAERDGGRLDAPLLAILDEAANVCKIADLPDLYSHLGSRGVIPVTILQSYRQGVRVWGEAGMDALWSAATIKLVGSGIDDADFADKLSRLVGDHDVRTVSVSTSESGKSTSVSMRQERVLPADAIRALPKGSALLLATGIRPALLDLKPWYREPNADLLGAASAKETAAITERALAKSLRRDDLGPAA, from the coding sequence TTGTCTCCTTCACGCACCACCACGCCCTCGACCACCACCGGCACCGACGGCCTCCTGTATCTGCTGATCGCCGTCGCGGCGCTCGGTATCGGCGGCGGGAACCTGGCCTGGTTCTTCGGCAATCTCGCGAACGCCGTCGTCGGCTCCGACCACTGGGCCGCATACCGCCCGACAGAATCGCTGCTGCACCCCGATCAGGTCTGGCCCCATCTCGCCCGGCCCTCCGTGATCGTCGGGTGTTACGTCCTGCCCGCGCTCGTGCTCCTGGCCGCCACGCTGCTTGGCCTGAAGGCGTGGTCGCGGCTTCGCGGCCGCTCAAGCGGGCTGGCCGACCAGCGGGATCTCGCCGATCTGCTGCCGAAGAAGATCGCCGCCAAGGCGATCGACCTCCGCCCGAGCCTGCAGGGTGCCAAGCCCAAACAGGTCGCACCGGACGACCGTGGTGTCCTGCTCGGCACCTTGCCGTCGGGGGCGCGCGAGGTCCGCTCCTCGTGGGAGGACGTGATCGTCGCGATCATGGCGCCCCGGTCCGGGAAGACGTCCGGTCTTGCGGTTCCCGCGATCCTGCGCGCGCCCGGCCCCGTACTGCTGACCAGCAACAAGGCCGCCCGAGACGCATTCACCGCGACGGCCGCCGCTCGCACCGAGGTCGGCACGGTGTGGACGTTCGACCCGCAGCAAATCGCCCACGCCTCCCAGGAGATGTGGTGGGACATCCTCGCCGACGCCCGCGATCTCACCGGGGCCCGTCGCTTGGCAGGCCACTTCGTGACCGCATCCGTCAATGAGTCGAGCGCCGGCGACTTCTGGTCCACCGCCGCCGCGAACACTCTCACCGCGCTCTTCCTCGCCGCCGCCCGCGACCGCCGCCCCATCACCGACGTACTGGCCTGGCTCGCCTCGCCTGCCGACCGCACCCCCATCGACCTGCTGCAGGACGCCGGCCTCGACGCGGTCGCCGCCCAGTTGCAGGGCACCGTAGCCGGTGCCGTCGAGACCCGCGACGGCATCTTCGAGACGGCCCGGCAGTACGCGAGCTGCCTCCTCGACCCCGCGATCGCGGCCTGGGTCACCCCGCCCAACGGCCTGGCGAAGGTACGGGAGTTCACACCCGAGGCATTCGCCACCAGCAAGGACACCCTGTTCCTACTGTCCAAGGACGGCGGCGGGTCGGCCTCGGCGATCATCGCTGCCGCCGCCGACGCGGTGATGCGCGCGGCCGTCATCCAGGCCGAGCGCGACGGCGGGCGGCTCGACGCCCCGCTGCTGGCGATCCTCGACGAGGCCGCCAACGTGTGCAAGATCGCCGACCTTCCGGACCTGTACTCGCACCTCGGCAGCCGGGGCGTCATCCCGGTCACGATCCTGCAGTCCTACCGCCAGGGCGTACGGGTGTGGGGCGAGGCCGGCATGGACGCCCTCTGGTCCGCCGCCACGATCAAACTCGTCGGGTCCGGCATCGACGACGCCGACTTCGCCGACAAGCTCTCCCGGCTCGTCGGTGACCACGACGTCCGCACGGTATCGGTGTCCACCAGCGAGTCGGGCAAGTCGACGTCGGTCTCCATGCGCCAGGAGCGCGTGCTGCCCGCCGACGCGATCCGCGCTCTGCCCAAGGGCTCGGCGTTGCTGCTCGCCACTGGCATCCGCCCCGCGCTGCTCGACCTCAAGCCCTGGTACCGCGAGCCGAACGCCGATCTCCTCGGCGCCGCTTCCGCCAAGGAGACCGCCGCCATCACCGAGCGCGCACTGGCCAAGTCCCTGCGCCGCGACGACCTCGGCCCGGCAGCATGA